A genomic region of Caulobacter sp. NIBR2454 contains the following coding sequences:
- the ftsZ gene encoding cell division protein FtsZ → MAISLSAPRTTELKPRIVVFGVGGAGGNAVNNMIEAGLEGVEFVVGNTDAQQLQFAKTDRRIQLGVQVTQGLGAGAHPEVGMSAAEESFPEIGEHLDGAHMVFITAGMGGGTGTGAAPIIAKAARERGILTVGVVTKPFHFEGRHRMRLADSGIAELQRYVDTLIVIPNQNLFRLANERTTFAEAFGMADQVLHSGVRSITDLMVLPGLINLDFADVRTVMTEMGKAMMGTGEATGEDRALMAAQNAIQNPLLDEVSLKGAKAVLVNVTGGLDMTLLEVDEAANAISDQVDPEANIIFGAAFDPSLDGVIRVSVVATGMDGAAMVVGEPRTTRTANVGAAPLILEKSSSFAKVAPEPVAVAPEPVAAPEPAYVEPVAEIEPEVAQADLYTSEPVAEYAPEPVVQPVTRIVDPAVEETVEEEPMFVDTRYAEEPRQKNGFFSLFGGRQRYDAAPPPPAARAVSGGGARPVAQPIEQELNEEGEDLEIPSFLRRLAN, encoded by the coding sequence ATGGCTATTTCTCTCTCAGCGCCGCGCACGACTGAACTGAAGCCGCGGATTGTCGTCTTCGGTGTCGGCGGAGCCGGGGGCAACGCCGTCAACAACATGATCGAGGCGGGCCTCGAAGGTGTTGAGTTCGTGGTCGGCAACACCGACGCGCAGCAGCTCCAGTTCGCCAAGACCGACCGCCGCATCCAGCTCGGCGTTCAGGTGACGCAGGGCCTGGGCGCCGGCGCCCACCCCGAAGTCGGCATGAGCGCCGCTGAAGAGAGCTTCCCGGAGATCGGCGAGCACCTGGACGGCGCCCACATGGTCTTCATCACCGCCGGCATGGGCGGGGGCACCGGCACCGGCGCCGCCCCGATCATCGCCAAGGCGGCCCGCGAGCGCGGCATCCTCACCGTCGGCGTCGTGACCAAGCCCTTCCACTTCGAAGGCCGTCACCGCATGCGTCTGGCGGACTCTGGCATCGCCGAGCTGCAGCGCTACGTCGATACCCTGATCGTCATTCCGAACCAGAACCTGTTCCGACTGGCCAACGAGCGGACGACCTTCGCCGAAGCCTTCGGCATGGCCGACCAGGTCCTGCACTCGGGCGTGCGCTCCATCACCGACCTGATGGTCCTACCGGGCCTGATCAACCTCGACTTCGCCGACGTCCGCACGGTCATGACCGAGATGGGCAAGGCGATGATGGGCACCGGCGAGGCGACCGGTGAAGATCGCGCACTGATGGCGGCCCAGAACGCCATCCAGAACCCGCTGCTGGACGAAGTCTCGCTCAAGGGCGCCAAGGCCGTGCTGGTCAATGTGACCGGCGGTCTGGACATGACCCTGCTGGAAGTGGACGAGGCGGCCAACGCCATCTCCGACCAGGTCGATCCGGAAGCCAACATCATCTTCGGCGCCGCCTTCGATCCTTCGCTGGACGGCGTGATCCGCGTGTCGGTGGTCGCCACCGGCATGGACGGCGCCGCCATGGTGGTCGGCGAGCCGCGCACCACCCGCACCGCCAACGTCGGCGCCGCGCCGCTGATCCTCGAAAAGAGCTCTTCGTTCGCCAAGGTCGCGCCTGAGCCGGTCGCGGTGGCGCCTGAGCCCGTCGCGGCCCCGGAGCCGGCCTATGTCGAGCCCGTCGCCGAGATCGAACCGGAAGTCGCCCAGGCCGATCTGTACACCAGCGAACCCGTCGCCGAGTACGCGCCGGAGCCGGTCGTGCAGCCCGTGACCCGCATCGTCGATCCCGCCGTCGAGGAGACGGTCGAGGAAGAGCCAATGTTCGTCGATACCCGCTACGCCGAGGAGCCTCGGCAGAAGAACGGCTTCTTCAGCCTGTTCGGCGGCCGTCAGCGCTATGACGCCGCCCCGCCGCCTCCGGCCGCGCGCGCCGTCTCCGGCGGCGGCGCCCGCCCAGTGGCGCAGCCCATCGAGCAGGAACTGAACGAAGAAGGTGAGGATCTGGAGATCCCGTCCTTCCTGCGTCGCCTGGCGAACTAG
- a CDS encoding outer membrane protein assembly factor BamD has protein sequence MLRNPVSRTVVVSAALVAALAVSGCAGDKKKPSIQYEERPVELLYATGADRLDRREWDDAVNYFREVERQHPYSEWSRRAILMTAYAHYQGNDYAEAIGDAERFISLYPGNPSTVYAYYLKAICYFEQIVDVERDQAYTEQALASLREVVQRYPNTEYAQDARLKIDMVNDQLAGKEMTIGRHYLRNGNSLAAIGRFRTVVDRYQTTTHTPEALYRLVESYLTIGLIDEATKNGAVLGYNYPGDIWYRDAYRLLNDRGLRPAVEPRTPGAKRSYLERLTGTGNNRALPPPVEQTEAQRKAPAAEAAATPAVKAQPKAKKSLLKRLWPL, from the coding sequence GTGCTTCGTAACCCTGTGAGCCGTACGGTCGTTGTCAGCGCCGCGCTTGTCGCCGCCCTCGCTGTGTCGGGTTGCGCCGGCGACAAGAAGAAGCCGTCGATTCAGTACGAGGAACGCCCCGTCGAACTCCTCTACGCCACCGGCGCGGACCGTCTGGACCGCCGCGAGTGGGACGATGCGGTGAACTACTTCCGGGAAGTGGAGCGCCAGCACCCCTATTCGGAATGGTCGCGTCGAGCGATTCTGATGACCGCCTACGCCCACTACCAGGGCAACGACTACGCCGAGGCCATCGGCGACGCCGAGCGGTTCATCTCGCTGTATCCGGGCAATCCGTCCACGGTCTACGCCTACTACCTGAAGGCTATCTGCTACTTCGAGCAGATCGTCGATGTGGAGCGCGACCAAGCCTATACCGAGCAGGCGCTCGCGTCGCTGCGCGAGGTCGTCCAGCGCTACCCGAACACCGAGTACGCCCAGGACGCCCGCCTGAAGATCGACATGGTCAACGACCAGCTAGCCGGCAAGGAGATGACCATCGGTCGTCACTACCTGCGCAACGGCAACTCGCTGGCCGCCATCGGCCGGTTCCGCACCGTGGTCGACCGCTACCAGACCACGACCCACACGCCTGAAGCCCTGTACCGTCTGGTCGAGAGCTATCTGACCATCGGCCTGATCGACGAGGCGACCAAGAACGGCGCCGTACTCGGCTACAACTATCCGGGCGATATCTGGTATCGCGACGCCTATCGCCTGCTGAACGACCGTGGCCTGCGCCCGGCCGTCGAGCCGCGCACCCCGGGCGCCAAGCGCAGCTATCTGGAGCGCCTGACGGGCACCGGAAACAACCGCGCCCTGCCGCCGCCGGTCGAGCAGACCGAGGCCCAGCGCAAGGCGCCCGCCGCCGAAGCCGCGGCCACGCCGGCGGTCAAGGCGCAGCCCAAGGCGAAGAAGAGCCTCCTCAAGCGACTCTGGCCGCTTTGA
- the lpxC gene encoding UDP-3-O-acyl-N-acetylglucosamine deacetylase, translated as MSAATHFQHTVAGPAIFAGVGLHTGVRVRVAIRPAGPETGVVFVRTDVTDRDNTVPVTAQSVGKTQLGTVINNSAGVTVSTIEHLMAALAALNIDNAIVELDGPEVPIMDGSSEPFVQMLDRAGRRSQEAPRRYIEILRPIEVVEGDKRAVLTPSEEFEVAFEIAFPSAAIGRQRVDLVVDEQTFRDELSDCRTFGFVHEVEALRAIGLARGGSMENAVVIDGDRVLNPEGLRRPDEFVRHKALDAIGDLYVLGSPILGRFEGVLAGHGLNNALARAVVANPSAWRIRTFAADLAQAV; from the coding sequence GTGTCTGCAGCAACGCACTTTCAACACACCGTGGCCGGGCCAGCGATCTTCGCAGGCGTGGGTCTGCACACGGGTGTGCGCGTTCGTGTGGCCATCCGCCCCGCCGGCCCCGAGACTGGCGTCGTCTTCGTCCGCACCGATGTGACCGACCGCGACAACACCGTGCCGGTGACCGCGCAGTCGGTGGGCAAGACCCAGCTCGGCACGGTGATCAACAATTCCGCTGGCGTCACGGTCTCGACCATCGAGCACCTGATGGCCGCCCTGGCCGCCCTGAACATCGACAACGCCATCGTCGAGCTCGACGGGCCGGAAGTGCCGATCATGGACGGCTCGTCCGAGCCGTTCGTACAGATGCTGGATCGCGCCGGCCGCCGCAGCCAGGAAGCGCCGCGCCGCTATATCGAGATCCTGCGTCCCATCGAGGTCGTGGAGGGTGACAAGCGCGCCGTCCTGACCCCGTCCGAAGAGTTCGAAGTCGCCTTCGAGATCGCGTTCCCGAGCGCCGCCATCGGCCGCCAACGGGTCGATCTGGTGGTGGACGAGCAAACGTTCCGCGACGAGCTGTCCGACTGCCGCACCTTTGGTTTCGTCCATGAGGTCGAAGCCCTGCGCGCCATCGGTCTGGCCCGCGGCGGTTCGATGGAAAACGCCGTGGTCATCGACGGCGACCGCGTGCTGAATCCCGAGGGTCTGCGTCGCCCCGACGAGTTCGTGCGCCACAAGGCGCTGGACGCGATCGGCGACCTCTACGTGCTGGGTTCGCCCATCCTGGGCCGCTTTGAAGGCGTGCTGGCCGGTCACGGCTTGAACAACGCCCTGGCCCGCGCCGTGGTGGCCAATCCGTCGGCCTGGCGCATCCGCACCTTCGCCGCCGATCTCGCCCAGGCCGTCTGA
- the recN gene encoding DNA repair protein RecN, which yields MLIGLGIRDVVLIESLDLSIGEGLTVLTGETGAGKSIILDSLGLATGMRADAGLVRRGASQASATALFALTPDHPAWAYLDEKGLSYDRGEDLVLRRLLGADGRSRAFVNDQATSVGVLKDLGGMLLEVHGQHETVGLLDSKTHRPLLDAYGAVSLSAVASAWSAWRAAREALEALRSQAANAEAEIEELSLRLGELDRLDPREGEETELAAERALLGSAEKALADIASAQEQLSGDGLSSRLAQAFRALERARDRALQAGAVPDGPAVSRLIAACDSVDRALVEAQEAAAAVDAAADAFEFEPDQLEKAEERLFALRGMARKLNVSVEELPLLRAEYAQRLQSVESVGESLVTAEREAAEAREAYLFAAETLTAERKAAGDRLAAAVEAELVPLKLEKARFRVAVEPLGEERAGPSGVDKITFQVATNPGSPFGEIGAIASGGELARFALSLKAALAGRAEGAQPLMIFDEVDQGVGGAVADAVGLRLRRLAGNAQVMVVTHSPQVAARGHAHWRIAKAGDGEALRTKVEVLSPAAREEETARMLAGAEITEAARAAARALIGG from the coding sequence ATGCTCATCGGCCTCGGCATCCGTGACGTCGTCCTGATCGAAAGCCTGGACCTGTCCATCGGCGAAGGCCTCACCGTGCTTACAGGCGAGACCGGGGCAGGCAAGTCGATCATCCTGGACTCCCTGGGCCTAGCGACCGGCATGCGCGCCGATGCGGGCCTGGTCCGGCGCGGCGCGTCTCAGGCTTCGGCCACGGCGCTGTTCGCCCTCACGCCCGACCATCCGGCCTGGGCCTATCTCGACGAGAAGGGCCTCTCCTACGACCGCGGCGAGGATTTGGTGCTCCGCCGCCTGCTGGGCGCGGACGGTCGCTCGCGCGCCTTTGTCAACGACCAGGCGACCAGCGTCGGGGTGCTGAAGGACCTCGGCGGCATGCTGCTGGAGGTCCATGGCCAGCACGAGACCGTCGGCCTGCTGGACTCCAAGACCCACCGCCCGCTGCTGGACGCCTATGGCGCGGTCAGCCTCTCGGCCGTCGCCTCGGCCTGGAGCGCGTGGCGCGCCGCGCGTGAGGCGCTGGAGGCCCTGCGGTCACAGGCCGCCAACGCCGAAGCCGAGATCGAGGAACTCAGCCTGCGTCTGGGGGAACTCGATCGTCTCGACCCCCGCGAAGGGGAGGAGACCGAACTGGCCGCCGAGCGGGCCCTGTTGGGTTCGGCGGAAAAGGCGCTGGCCGATATCGCTTCGGCCCAGGAACAGCTCAGCGGAGACGGCCTGTCCAGCCGCCTGGCCCAGGCTTTCCGCGCCCTGGAACGTGCCCGTGACCGCGCCTTGCAGGCTGGAGCCGTTCCAGACGGTCCGGCGGTCTCTCGCCTGATCGCGGCCTGCGATTCCGTGGATCGCGCCCTCGTCGAGGCGCAGGAAGCCGCCGCCGCCGTTGACGCCGCCGCCGACGCCTTTGAATTCGAACCCGACCAGCTGGAGAAGGCCGAGGAGCGCTTGTTCGCCCTGCGCGGCATGGCCCGCAAGCTGAACGTCTCGGTCGAGGAACTGCCGCTGCTGCGGGCTGAATACGCCCAGCGCCTGCAATCGGTGGAGAGCGTGGGCGAAAGCCTTGTCACCGCCGAGCGCGAGGCCGCCGAAGCGCGCGAAGCCTATCTGTTCGCCGCCGAAACCCTGACGGCCGAACGCAAGGCGGCTGGCGACCGGCTGGCCGCCGCTGTCGAGGCCGAACTCGTTCCCTTGAAGCTTGAGAAAGCCCGCTTCCGCGTCGCCGTCGAGCCGCTGGGCGAGGAACGAGCGGGGCCGTCGGGCGTCGACAAGATCACCTTCCAGGTGGCGACCAACCCGGGCAGCCCGTTCGGCGAGATCGGGGCCATAGCCTCGGGCGGCGAGCTGGCCCGTTTCGCCCTGTCGCTGAAGGCGGCCCTGGCTGGCCGTGCCGAGGGCGCTCAGCCGTTGATGATCTTCGACGAGGTGGACCAGGGCGTCGGCGGGGCCGTGGCGGACGCGGTGGGTCTGCGTCTGCGCCGCCTGGCCGGGAACGCCCAGGTGATGGTCGTCACCCACAGTCCGCAGGTCGCCGCGCGCGGCCACGCCCACTGGCGCATCGCCAAGGCTGGCGACGGCGAGGCGCTGCGGACCAAGGTCGAGGTTCTGTCTCCCGCCGCGCGCGAGGAGGAGACCGCCCGCATGCTGGCCGGCGCGGAGATCACCGAGGCCGCCCGGGCCGCCGCCAGGGCGCTGATCGGCGGCTAA
- the ftsA gene encoding cell division protein FtsA codes for MSRIEERREARDGLKAALQRQPVIATVDLGASKVSCFIMKGDGIKRDERSLTTAGVGYVQSRGVRGGSIVNLDEAAQAIAQAVERAETVAGVSVQGVTVSTAGGQLASHRVRAQVSLGARPISDADLSRAIGSALSQVKLPGRKPIHMLPMAWSVDGQKGVKDPRAMFGRSLGLELLVVSINENVFHTLSHCIERAHLSFDGVVAAPFASALAALEEDEMDLGAVCIDMGGGSTSVAVFNDGALVHVDSLPVGGGHVTQDIARGLSTSLVGAERIKNLHGSAIASSNEDREMIEAPPRGDDPGAGPVVAPRSMLKGIIAPRVEETLELLRERLKASGAPVEPGAGIVLTGGASQLAGVREVAVRVFDRPVRLGRPRRLPHLADAASGPAFCAAAGVLQRAAFGPREVVSSKQLMGQKIRREPVDPAAGALSRAAAWLRDNL; via the coding sequence ATGTCGAGGATTGAAGAACGGCGAGAGGCCAGGGACGGCCTGAAGGCGGCGCTGCAGCGCCAGCCGGTGATCGCCACGGTCGATCTTGGCGCGTCCAAGGTCAGCTGCTTCATCATGAAGGGCGACGGGATCAAGCGCGACGAGCGCTCCCTGACCACGGCCGGTGTCGGCTATGTGCAGTCGCGCGGCGTGCGCGGCGGTTCGATCGTGAATCTCGACGAGGCGGCCCAGGCCATCGCCCAGGCGGTGGAACGCGCCGAGACCGTGGCCGGCGTCTCCGTCCAGGGCGTCACCGTTTCGACCGCCGGCGGCCAGCTGGCCAGCCATCGCGTGCGGGCCCAGGTCTCGCTGGGCGCCCGTCCCATCAGCGACGCGGATCTGTCGCGCGCCATCGGCTCCGCCCTGTCCCAGGTGAAGCTGCCCGGCCGCAAGCCGATCCATATGCTGCCCATGGCCTGGTCGGTGGACGGCCAGAAGGGCGTGAAGGATCCGCGCGCCATGTTCGGCCGCTCGCTGGGCCTGGAGCTGCTGGTCGTCTCGATCAACGAGAACGTGTTCCACACCCTGAGCCACTGCATCGAGCGCGCCCACCTGTCCTTCGACGGCGTGGTCGCCGCGCCCTTCGCCTCGGCCCTGGCGGCCCTGGAAGAAGACGAAATGGACCTGGGCGCCGTATGCATCGACATGGGCGGCGGCTCGACCTCGGTCGCCGTGTTCAATGACGGGGCGCTGGTCCACGTGGACAGCCTGCCGGTCGGCGGCGGTCACGTGACGCAAGACATCGCCCGTGGCCTGTCGACCTCGCTGGTCGGCGCCGAGCGGATCAAGAACCTGCACGGTTCGGCCATCGCCTCGTCGAACGAAGACCGGGAGATGATCGAAGCCCCGCCGCGCGGCGACGATCCGGGCGCGGGTCCGGTGGTGGCTCCGCGCTCCATGTTGAAGGGCATCATCGCCCCCCGCGTCGAGGAGACGCTGGAACTGCTGCGCGAACGCCTCAAGGCTTCCGGCGCGCCGGTCGAGCCGGGCGCGGGCATCGTTCTGACGGGCGGCGCGAGCCAGTTGGCCGGCGTGCGTGAAGTGGCCGTGCGCGTGTTCGACCGTCCGGTCCGCCTGGGGCGTCCGCGTCGCCTGCCGCATCTGGCCGATGCGGCTTCGGGTCCGGCCTTCTGCGCCGCGGCCGGCGTGCTGCAACGCGCGGCCTTTGGTCCGCGCGAGGTTGTGTCGTCCAAGCAGCTGATGGGGCAGAAGATCCGCCGCGAACCGGTAGACCCCGCGGCTGGCGCGCTGTCGCGGGCGGCCGCTTGGCTGCGCGACAACCTGTAG